Proteins encoded by one window of Sphaerodactylus townsendi isolate TG3544 linkage group LG02, MPM_Stown_v2.3, whole genome shotgun sequence:
- the COQ6 gene encoding ubiquinone biosynthesis monooxygenase COQ6, mitochondrial, with amino-acid sequence MATAMALAPSRGFGPWRSICFRSGRTASLGCRVCSVRSRSSETVYDVVVSGGGMVGSAMAAALGNDAHLHEKKILLLEAGPRKSTNQLPTSYSNRVSAITLGSATLLNSFGAWDHIRSMRVKPFQRMQVWDACSEAMITFDKDNLEEMGYIVENDVIMSALTKQLDAMSDRVEVLYRSRALGYTWPLPYQTCDSSPWVEIGLADGRRLQAKLLIGADGQNSTVRKAAGIQNIQYQYDQSAVVATLHLSEATDNNVAWQRFLPSGPIALLPLSDTVSSLVWSTSHEHASQLQSMDEESFVDSINSAFWSNADHSDFIDTAGSLFRSAVSVLMPSGSAARQLPPSVAKVDPKSRAVFPLGLGHATEYVQHRLALIGDAAHRVHPLAGQGVNMGFGDIACLMHHLSAAAFNGKDLGSLNHLLRYEQEQQRHNLSIMAAIDLLKRLYSTSAAPFVLLRTWGLQATNVATSVKEQIMAFASK; translated from the exons ATGGCCACCGCCATGGCTCTAGCCCCAAGTCGGGGTTTCGGGCCTTGGAGGAGTATTTGTTTTCGTTCTGGTCGTACCGCTTCCTTGGGGTGCCGGGTCTGCTCTGTGAGGTCCCGTAGTTCGGAGACGGTGTACGATGTAGTGGTGTCAGGCGGTGGTATGGTCGGAAGCGCTATGGCTGCTGCACTTG GAAATGATGCCCATCTTCATGAAAAGAAAATCCTGCTACTTGAAGCTGGCCCCAGGAAATCAACCAATCAATTGCCCACAAGTTATAGTAACAGAGTCAGTGCTATAACTCTGGGCTCAGCCACACTTCTTAATA gcTTTGGTGCTTGGGATCATATTCGCAGTATGAGAGTCAAGCCTTTTCAGCGGATGCAG GTGTGGGATGCTTGTTCTGAAGCCATGATAACCTTTGATAAAGATAATCTGGAAGAAATGGGATATATAGTAGAGAATGATGTGATCATGTCTGCTCTAACCAAACAACTGGATGCCATGTCAG ACCGAGTGGAAGTTCTCTACAGGAGCAGAGCGCTTGGGTACACCTGGCCCCTTCCCTATCAAACTTGTGACTCAAGCCCTTGGGTTGAAATTGGTTTAGCAGATGGACGCAGACTGCAGGCCAAACTGCTG ATTGGCGCAGATGGGCAGAATTCCACAGTCCGGAAAGCAGCTGGAATTCAGAATATTCAGTACCAGTATGATCAGTCGGCAGTGGTTGCTACTCTTCACTTGTCTGAG GCAACAGACAACAATGTAGCGTGGCAAAGATTTCTTCCATCTGGACCAATTGCTCTTCTCCCG CTGTCTGACACTGTCAGCTCTTTGGTTTGGTCCACATCACATGAACATGCATCTCAACTTCAAAGTATGGATGAGGAAAGTTTTGTGGACTCTATCAACTCTGCTTTT TGGAGCAATGCGGATCACTCTGACTTCATTGATACTGCTGGATCCCTTTTCCGATCGGCTGTTTCTGTCCTGATGCCATCAGGGTCTGCAGCTCGTCAGTTGCCCCCAAGTGTTGCAAAAGTGGATCCAAAGAGCCGAGCTGTGTTCCCTCTTGGACTGGGGCATGCAACGGAATATGTCCAGCACCGCTTGGCTCTTATTGG GGATGCTGCTCACAGAGTACATCCTCTAGCTGGTCAAGGTGTAAATATGGGTTTTGGTGATATCGCATGTTTGATGCATCATCTCAGTGCTGCAGCATTCAATGGAAAGGACCTGG GCTCTTTAAACCATCTTCTGAGATATGAACAAGAACAGCAGAGACACAACCTTTCTATCATGGCTGCAATTGACTTGCTGAAGCGGTTGTACTCTACAAGTGCAGCTCCTTTTGTGCTGTTAAGGACCTGGGGATTGCAAGCGACTAATGTGGCAACTTCAGTTAAA GAGCAGATCATGGCATTTGCCAGTAAGTGA
- the ENTPD5 gene encoding nucleoside diphosphate phosphatase ENTPD5 isoform X2: MVLSRISIISFLVLSSIYCIVSHQDPEMWLQNLFPPKVCPANASMDTYYGIMFDAGSTGTRIHIYTFVRRSPEKPPELEGEIFESVKPGLSAYADQPWKGADSVRRLLEMAKEAVPRSHWKKTPVVLKATAGLRLLAEHKAQALLSEVRMVFEESPFLVPNDSVSIMDGTYEGILAWITVNFLTGQLYDQNQQTVGTLDLGGASTQITFLPQLKDTLEQTPVDFLSSFEMFNSTYKLYTHSYLGFGLKAARLATLGALEMEADGQTFRSSCLPKHLEAEWHFGGVKYQYGGNREGETGFESCYSEVLKVVQGKLHQPDEIRRNSFYAFSYFYDRAVDIDLIDYEKGGILEVQDFKQKAKEVCDNMERYSSASPFLCMDLSYITALLKEGFGFGDSTILQLAKKVNNIETGWALGATFHLLQSLRLSH, from the exons ATGGTACTTTCTAGGATCTCCATCATTTCCTTTCTCGTACTTTCCTCCATTTACTGCATTGTTTCTCATCAAGACCCAGAGATGTGGCTCCAAAACCTCTTCCCACCTAAGGTGTGTCCTGCCAATGCCAGCATGGATACTTATTATGGTATCATGTTTGATGCAGGAAGCACAGGGACACGAATTCATATTTACACCTTTGTACGAAGAAGCCCAG aAAAGCCTCCAGAATTAGAAGGAGAAATCTTTGAATCAGTCAAGCCAGGTCTCTCAGCTTATGCAGATCAACCTTGGAAA GGTGCAGACTCTGTCAGAAGATTGTTAGAAATGGCCAAGGAGGCTGTGCCACGTAGCCATTGGAAGAAGACCCCAGTAGTATTGAAAGCCACAGCTGGTCTGCGGCTGTTAGCGGAGCATAAAGCCCAAGCTCTTCTCTCAGAG gTCAGAATGGTCTTTGAGGAGTCACCCTTTCTAGTTCCCAATGATAGTGTTAGCATCATGGATGGAACTTATGAAG GTATTCTTGCCTGGATCACTGTGAACTTCTTGACAG GGCAGCTGTATGACCAGAACCAGCAGACTGTGGGAACTTTGGACCTGGGAGGAGCCTCGACTCAGATTACGTTTTTGCCACAACTAAAG GATACCCTGGAACAAACACCAGtggattttctttcttcatttgaaATGTTCAATAGCACTTACAAGCTCTACACGCACAG CTATTTAGGTTTTGGGCTAAAGGCTGCACGACTAGCAACATTAGGAGCCCTGGAAATGGAAG CAGATGGGCAGACATTCCGAAGTTCCTGTTTGCCAAAACATCTGGAAGCCGAGTGGCACTTTGGAGGAGTGAAATATCAGTATGGGGGCAACAGAGAAG GAGAAACAGGATTTGAATCTTGTTATTCTGAAGTCCTGAAGGTTGTACAAGGGAAACTACATCAACCAGATGAGATTCGCAGAAACTCCTTCTATGCCTTTTCCTATTTCTATGATCGGGCCGTGGACATTGACCTTATAG ATTATGAAAAAGGTGGCATTCTAGAAGTGCAAGACTTCAAACAAAAAGCCAAAGAAG TGTGTGATAACATGGAGAGGTACAGCTCTGCCAGCCCTTTTCTGTGTATGGATCTCAGTTATATTACAGCCTTATTAAAggaaggatttggatttggagacAGCACAATTTTACAG CTGGCAAAGAAAGTGAACAACATAGAGACGGGTTGGGCTCTAGGGGCAACATTTCATCTTCTGCAGTCCTTGAGACTTTCCCACTGA
- the ENTPD5 gene encoding nucleoside diphosphate phosphatase ENTPD5 isoform X1, with amino-acid sequence MVLSRISIISFLVLSSIYCIVSHQDPEMWLQNLFPPKVCPANASMDTYYGIMFDAGSTGTRIHIYTFVRRSPEKPPELEGEIFESVKPGLSAYADQPWKGADSVRRLLEMAKEAVPRSHWKKTPVVLKATAGLRLLAEHKAQALLSEVRMVFEESPFLVPNDSVSIMDGTYEGILAWITVNFLTGQLYDQNQQTVGTLDLGGASTQITFLPQLKDTLEQTPVDFLSSFEMFNSTYKLYTHSYLGFGLKAARLATLGALEMEAADGQTFRSSCLPKHLEAEWHFGGVKYQYGGNREGETGFESCYSEVLKVVQGKLHQPDEIRRNSFYAFSYFYDRAVDIDLIDYEKGGILEVQDFKQKAKEVCDNMERYSSASPFLCMDLSYITALLKEGFGFGDSTILQLAKKVNNIETGWALGATFHLLQSLRLSH; translated from the exons ATGGTACTTTCTAGGATCTCCATCATTTCCTTTCTCGTACTTTCCTCCATTTACTGCATTGTTTCTCATCAAGACCCAGAGATGTGGCTCCAAAACCTCTTCCCACCTAAGGTGTGTCCTGCCAATGCCAGCATGGATACTTATTATGGTATCATGTTTGATGCAGGAAGCACAGGGACACGAATTCATATTTACACCTTTGTACGAAGAAGCCCAG aAAAGCCTCCAGAATTAGAAGGAGAAATCTTTGAATCAGTCAAGCCAGGTCTCTCAGCTTATGCAGATCAACCTTGGAAA GGTGCAGACTCTGTCAGAAGATTGTTAGAAATGGCCAAGGAGGCTGTGCCACGTAGCCATTGGAAGAAGACCCCAGTAGTATTGAAAGCCACAGCTGGTCTGCGGCTGTTAGCGGAGCATAAAGCCCAAGCTCTTCTCTCAGAG gTCAGAATGGTCTTTGAGGAGTCACCCTTTCTAGTTCCCAATGATAGTGTTAGCATCATGGATGGAACTTATGAAG GTATTCTTGCCTGGATCACTGTGAACTTCTTGACAG GGCAGCTGTATGACCAGAACCAGCAGACTGTGGGAACTTTGGACCTGGGAGGAGCCTCGACTCAGATTACGTTTTTGCCACAACTAAAG GATACCCTGGAACAAACACCAGtggattttctttcttcatttgaaATGTTCAATAGCACTTACAAGCTCTACACGCACAG CTATTTAGGTTTTGGGCTAAAGGCTGCACGACTAGCAACATTAGGAGCCCTGGAAATGGAAG CAGCAGATGGGCAGACATTCCGAAGTTCCTGTTTGCCAAAACATCTGGAAGCCGAGTGGCACTTTGGAGGAGTGAAATATCAGTATGGGGGCAACAGAGAAG GAGAAACAGGATTTGAATCTTGTTATTCTGAAGTCCTGAAGGTTGTACAAGGGAAACTACATCAACCAGATGAGATTCGCAGAAACTCCTTCTATGCCTTTTCCTATTTCTATGATCGGGCCGTGGACATTGACCTTATAG ATTATGAAAAAGGTGGCATTCTAGAAGTGCAAGACTTCAAACAAAAAGCCAAAGAAG TGTGTGATAACATGGAGAGGTACAGCTCTGCCAGCCCTTTTCTGTGTATGGATCTCAGTTATATTACAGCCTTATTAAAggaaggatttggatttggagacAGCACAATTTTACAG CTGGCAAAGAAAGTGAACAACATAGAGACGGGTTGGGCTCTAGGGGCAACATTTCATCTTCTGCAGTCCTTGAGACTTTCCCACTGA